From a single Actinomyces viscosus genomic region:
- a CDS encoding M23 family metallopeptidase, translated as MLSRLFLRRSRRRAAVCALAAASLAFFYSGDISLADERDDAVANQNEAQRRQQEVVSSLEGVSADLGQAYISLQNAQTSLTAAETELTSAENTLAEKEREKQIASDRLTTAQNSLDTVKQESEASKKTASETSDSVAEIVVSTYQGDNSVTSWSYVLASQDVEDLNRRASAVEIGSGVQEAVLSAAEVERAQNANREARQNAATTRVSTLKTEADTAEENAKTARDTAQTKRDDVARLAAEKQAAASTLESRKSDLQAQLDQANADAAAAAARVAEIDAANRAAASAGTMPSVPSSSIASDSLGDGYIGHPITGPLEVTSPFGYRVHPVTGTGTGHQGVDFAASEGTPQYASVSGVATYWNSESCGIGIDINGGIIDGHSYVITLCHLSGRSIADGQYVNRGDVVGSTGSTGYATGPHVHFQVAQDGVYIDPMSLPGF; from the coding sequence CCGACGCGCCGCGGTCTGCGCCCTGGCCGCCGCCAGCCTCGCCTTCTTCTACTCCGGTGACATCTCCCTGGCTGACGAACGCGATGACGCCGTCGCGAACCAGAACGAGGCGCAGCGCAGGCAGCAGGAGGTCGTCTCCTCCCTCGAGGGTGTCAGCGCCGATCTGGGACAGGCCTACATCTCGTTGCAGAACGCCCAGACCTCCTTGACCGCCGCGGAGACGGAGCTGACCAGCGCCGAGAACACCCTGGCTGAGAAGGAGAGGGAGAAGCAGATCGCCAGCGATCGCCTGACCACGGCGCAGAACAGCCTCGACACGGTCAAACAGGAGTCGGAAGCGTCCAAGAAGACCGCCTCGGAGACCTCGGACTCGGTGGCGGAGATCGTGGTGTCCACCTACCAGGGTGACAACTCGGTCACCTCGTGGAGCTACGTCCTCGCCTCGCAGGACGTCGAGGATCTCAACCGACGCGCCTCCGCCGTCGAGATCGGCTCAGGGGTCCAGGAGGCGGTGCTCTCCGCGGCCGAGGTCGAGCGTGCTCAGAACGCCAACCGTGAGGCCAGGCAGAACGCCGCCACGACGAGAGTGAGCACGCTCAAGACCGAGGCCGACACCGCTGAGGAGAATGCCAAGACCGCTCGGGATACTGCCCAGACCAAGCGGGACGACGTCGCCAGGCTGGCTGCTGAGAAGCAGGCAGCCGCATCGACGTTGGAGAGCCGCAAGAGCGACTTGCAGGCTCAGCTCGACCAGGCCAACGCCGATGCGGCGGCCGCGGCTGCTCGCGTCGCCGAGATCGACGCCGCCAACCGGGCTGCGGCCAGCGCCGGCACGATGCCGTCAGTGCCTTCCAGCTCGATCGCCTCAGACTCCTTAGGAGACGGGTACATCGGTCACCCGATCACCGGTCCGCTCGAGGTGACATCGCCCTTCGGCTACCGCGTTCACCCGGTCACCGGTACCGGAACCGGGCACCAGGGGGTCGACTTCGCGGCCAGCGAGGGGACGCCGCAGTACGCCTCCGTGTCCGGAGTCGCCACCTACTGGAACTCCGAGTCCTGCGGCATCGGTATCGACATCAACGGCGGCATCATTGACGGGCACTCCTACGTCATCACTCTGTGCCACCTCTCTGGACGCTCCATTGCCGACGGTCAGTACGTCAACCGCGGTGACGTCGTCGGCTCCACGGGCTCGACCGGCTACGCAACGGGACCGCACGTCCACTTCCAGGTGGCTCAGGACGGTGTCTACATCGATCCGATGTCCCTACCTGGCTTCTAG
- the smpB gene encoding SsrA-binding protein SmpB: MTPGAKSGRAPKPTAGQRAKAASDAHKTVARNRKAAHDYFIEDRYEAGLVLTGTEVKALRMGRASLTEAWIEIDRHGEAWLQGAHIPEYLQGTWNNHSPRRKRKLLLHRNELERLETRVQAKGYTVVPLELYFIGGRAKLEIALARGKQDWDKRQALREAQDKREAARAMAAANRRRG; this comes from the coding sequence ATGACTCCTGGAGCAAAGTCTGGTCGGGCTCCTAAGCCCACCGCCGGTCAGAGGGCCAAGGCCGCTTCCGACGCCCACAAGACGGTGGCTCGTAACCGCAAGGCCGCTCACGACTACTTCATCGAGGACCGCTATGAGGCGGGGCTGGTTCTCACCGGCACCGAGGTCAAGGCGCTGCGCATGGGGCGCGCATCGCTCACCGAGGCCTGGATCGAGATCGACCGTCACGGTGAGGCCTGGCTCCAAGGCGCCCACATTCCCGAGTACCTGCAAGGGACGTGGAACAACCACTCCCCACGCCGTAAGCGAAAGCTCCTCCTGCACCGCAATGAGCTGGAGCGTCTTGAGACCAGGGTCCAGGCCAAGGGCTACACCGTGGTTCCGCTGGAGCTGTACTTCATCGGTGGGCGCGCCAAGCTGGAGATCGCCCTGGCTCGCGGCAAGCAGGACTGGGACAAGCGCCAGGCACTGCGTGAGGCCCAGGACAAGCGGGAAGCCGCCCGGGCCATGGCGGCGGCCAACCGGCGTCGGGGCTGA
- a CDS encoding methylated-DNA--[protein]-cysteine S-methyltransferase, producing the protein MTTNGTARSCTVSTPDGPFTVVAGYGGVGADRAEYVLASGWTSDPTELSELIHPSLRPSHIEMCSEEDSDGVLARAVAAVRSYYGGDDNAPQDVPVLQAGGPFIEQAWSRLREIPAGTALTYTELARLSGNPSASRAAASACARNAAALFVPCHRIRRSNGSIGGFRYGTAVKSALLRREGAQGAE; encoded by the coding sequence ATGACGACGAACGGCACGGCTCGCAGTTGCACCGTGAGCACTCCTGACGGTCCCTTCACCGTTGTCGCAGGCTATGGCGGCGTCGGAGCTGACCGGGCCGAGTACGTCCTGGCCTCCGGCTGGACCTCTGACCCGACGGAGCTGTCCGAGCTCATCCATCCGAGCCTGAGGCCGTCGCATATCGAGATGTGCTCGGAAGAGGACAGCGACGGTGTCCTGGCCCGGGCCGTCGCCGCCGTGCGCTCCTACTACGGCGGTGACGATAACGCCCCCCAGGACGTTCCCGTTCTCCAGGCCGGTGGGCCCTTCATCGAGCAGGCCTGGTCCCGGCTCCGAGAGATTCCGGCCGGCACGGCTCTGACCTACACCGAGCTCGCCCGTCTCAGTGGGAACCCGTCCGCATCCCGGGCCGCCGCCTCGGCCTGTGCGCGTAACGCGGCGGCGCTTTTCGTCCCCTGTCACCGGATACGGCGTTCAAACGGGAGTATCGGAGGATTCCGCTACGGGACCGCCGTGAAGTCCGCTCTGCTGCGCCGT